In Brachypodium distachyon strain Bd21 chromosome 2, Brachypodium_distachyon_v3.0, whole genome shotgun sequence, one genomic interval encodes:
- the LOC104583199 gene encoding uncharacterized protein LOC104583199, which yields MPTAASSSSSSSLCKHHAAASRRRIRVCVVVSLAVLLLTLAVGALAITALRPHPADTTISSIRLTSVSLSPGPGRLSLNVTLDAVLAIHNPSRVASFAHSPGHALVYYRGGVAAEAAVPPGRVAAGGSESVTVSVAVLADRLLLAPRLYDDVVGGGGRELPLAVQTTLPGTVTVLGLLRRRAVVFTACKVTVSVRRPAEQSSSTSSCRYRTKF from the coding sequence ATGCCCACTGccgcctcctcatcctcctccagctccctCTGCAagcaccacgccgccgcctcacgcCGCCGAATCCGCGTCTGCGTCGTCGtctccctcgccgtcctcctcctcaccctGGCCGTCGGCGCGCTAGCCATCACGGCGCTCCGCCCGCACCCCGCCGAcaccaccatctcctccatccGCCTCACCTCCGTCTCCCTTTCCCCCGGCCCAGGCCGCCTTTCCCTCAACGTCACCCTGGATGCGGTGCTCGCCATCCACAACCCGAGCCGCGTCGCCTCCTTCGCGCACTCCCCGGGCCACGCCCTAGTTTACTACCGCGGCGGGGTCGCCGCAGAagccgccgtgccgccgggACGCGTGGCCGCGGGGGGCTCCGAGTCCGTGACCGTCAGCGTCGCCGTGCTCGccgaccgcctcctcctcgcgccgcGGCTGTATGACGacgtggtcggcggcggcggcagggaatTGCCGCTGGCCGTGCAGACGACCTTGCCGGGGACAGTCACGGTTCTCGGCTTGCTCAGGCGCCGGGCGGTTGTGTTCACGGCGTGCAAAGTTACGGTCAGCgtgcgccggccggccgagcagagctcctccacctcctcctgccgGTACCGGACCAAGTTCTAG